TCGATGTCGAAGGTGACGTCAGTTTCGTACATGCTGCGCAGAAAATCCTGCAAGGTTCTGGCTCGGATGGCAATGTTGCCCTTGTCGGTTGAAGCCACATCGCAGTTCGTGGTGATCGACAGCTCACCATCAGTCGCAAACATGGTAAGCATTCCGTTCTCGAGGGTCAGGTTGATATTGTCGAACCGGGCATCGAGTGATTTTGCCGGAACGGCGAGAATAACCTTGTTTACAGCTTCCTGCAGTCGTTTGATGGTCGTATTGAATTTCATCTTCTTACAATCTTTATTTTTATATAAAAGATTTGTTGTTGTTGTTGAGCTTGTGGAAATCTGGACAGGGGAGCAATGAGACTCATTAAAATGTTATTTTATAATACGTTGTGTTCTTAATTTCTCTTCCATCTTCTGTGGATAGTGTGTTTATTTCCCTCCACAGGGCAGTTGACGGTTTGTTGGTGATTTCATGCGGCAACCCCACAGTGTTGATAACTCCCCTGAAATCAAGATTGCGCCAACAGGTTTTGAACAGGTTATACACAGGTTACATCGACATGATTTCGATCCTTTTTCTCAACTCCTCGATCTTCTTTCGCTCTTCGTTGGAAGCTGCGATCTTTTTTTCGATGGTGTTCAGGGCGTGAATGACCGTGGAGTGATCGCGTCCGCCGAAGTGAAGGCCGATGGTCTTGAGCGATGAGTCGGTCATGTCCTTCGACAGGTACATGGCAATCTGCCGTCCGACGGCGATCTCCTTTTTTTTCGATTTCCCTTTCAGGTCGTTCGAGGTGATCGAAAAATAGGAGCAGACCGCTTTTTCAATGGTTTCGAGAGTCAGTTGTTTGGTGTTGTACCGGATGATGTCCTTGAGCGTCGATTTGGCGAACTGGAGGTCGATCTCCTGGTTGTCGAGCGAGTGGGCCGCTAGCAGCTTGACGATGCACCCTTCGAGTTCCCTGACGTTGCTGGTGACGTTGGTTGCGATAAACTCAATGACTACCGGATCCAGACTGACGCCGCTCTGCTTGAGCTTGCTCTGGATGATCGCCTTGCGGGTTTCGTAATCCGGCGCCTGGATGTCTGTGGAGAGGCCCCAGTTGAAACGGGATATGAGGCGGTCTTCGATGCCCTTGATCTCCTTGATTGGCCGGTCTGCCGACAGGATGATCTGCTTGTTGGACTGGTGCAGGGTGTTGAAGATGTGGAATATCTCCTCCTGCGTCTTCTCCTTGCCCGCGAAAAACTGGATGTCGTCGATAATCAGGACGTCGATGTTTCGGTAGAACGCGGAGAACTCCTGGATGTTGCCGTTCTGGATGGCGTTGACAAAATCGATGGCGAACTTTTCGCTTGA
The nucleotide sequence above comes from Chlorobaculum tepidum TLS. Encoded proteins:
- the dnaA gene encoding chromosomal replication initiator protein DnaA, with protein sequence MSDTIQQEAPDNLQVTPTHGRSFAEKVWSACLGLIQENINTLAFKTWFLPIRPLSFSGSELTIEVPSQFFYEWIEENYSVHVKQALRQVIGPEAKLMYSIVIDKSQGQPVTIELPHQIDAAPAERSVRPEAPGQKASAERERLEIARPRFESNLNPKYTFSTLVRGDCNSLAFAASKSIAQNPGQNAFNPLVIYGGVGLGKTHMMQAIGNSVLENRITDAVLYVSSEKFAIDFVNAIQNGNIQEFSAFYRNIDVLIIDDIQFFAGKEKTQEEIFHIFNTLHQSNKQIILSADRPIKEIKGIEDRLISRFNWGLSTDIQAPDYETRKAIIQSKLKQSGVSLDPVVIEFIATNVTSNVRELEGCIVKLLAAHSLDNQEIDLQFAKSTLKDIIRYNTKQLTLETIEKAVCSYFSITSNDLKGKSKKKEIAVGRQIAMYLSKDMTDSSLKTIGLHFGGRDHSTVIHALNTIEKKIAASNEERKKIEELRKRIEIMSM